The Lycium ferocissimum isolate CSIRO_LF1 chromosome 10, AGI_CSIRO_Lferr_CH_V1, whole genome shotgun sequence genome window below encodes:
- the LOC132032773 gene encoding G-type lectin S-receptor-like serine/threonine-protein kinase RLK1, which produces MANSFSYLLLVIFLLFLLPLHNLAQNNGRVATSSSITATDGSTPWLSSSGDFAFGFQNFQDNKDQFLLCIWYAKLQEKTIVWHANMSDPVPQGSRLNLDPQRGLILSDPQGTNLWKTDLVDGNIVYALMNDTGNFVIMGRGSTDPLWESFRNPTDTMLPTQTLERGSFLVSRKSEANFTQGRFYLRMFDNGNLGLVTQSVPSNSDYDDLYYSSQTSNTTNATNSGDKLVFQENGLIYVLNRNNQRQILNSESVPPASDNYHRVTLNFDGVLTHYYHSRNSNSSGWNVLWSQPDNICKITGQKGPGACGYNNVCNLRTNKRPVCNCPKGYTLLDPNDAYGDCKPDFPLSCDVVTRGSPEDSYSLLLVRDTDWPLSDFQQISPSTEENCQSACLHDCFCAVAIYRNNSCWKKKLPLSNGRIEDSLNAKAFIKISKDGVPRPLSPGLPNNPGSCQSKNWRIWAILASSLLGSSVLVNIVLISVFCWGFFHIYKKRVNEFRPTSHVTDSVCHNFTYKELVEATKEFKEEIGRGAFGIVYKGVMSVGSRNVVAIKKLDRVAHEAEKDFMTEVNVISQTHHKNLVRLIGYCNEGPHRLLVYEYMSNGTLASFIYGDPKPNWSQRTKIATGIARGLAYLHEECSQQIIHCDIKPQNILLDDYHIARISDFGLSKLLMINQSRTNTDIRGTRGYVAPEWFRNCSVTVKVDVYSFGVLLLEIITCRKCLKDEESYGPEAILTDWVLDCFQEGKLEALVQSDIEALNDRKQLERFVMVGIWCIQEDPSTRPTMRKVCQMLEGAVEVTVPPCPYNISITI; this is translated from the exons ATGGCTAATTCTTTTTCGTATCTTCTACTAGTaatatttctcctttttcttcttccattacACAATTTAGCTCAAAATAATGGTAGGGTAGCTACTAGTAGTTCTATTACTGCAACAGATGGAAGTACCCCATGGCTTTCATCATCTGGTGATTTTGCATTTGGgttccaaaattttcaagatAATAAAGATCAGTTCTTGCTTTGTATATGGTATGcaaaattacaagaaaaaacTATAGTCTGGCATGCAAATATGAGTGATCCAGTGCCACAAGGATCAAGATTGAATCTTGATCCTCAAAGGGGTCTAATACTTAGTGATCCTCAAGGGACTAACCTTTGGAAAACTGATTTGGTTGATGGTAATATTGTCTATGCACTCATGAATGATACTGGGAATTTTGTTATCATGGGAAGAGGTTCTACTGATCCATTGTGGGAAAGTTTTAGAAATCCAACTGATACTATGTTGCCAACTCAAACATTGGAAAGAGGAAGCTTCCTTGTTTCTCGAAAGTCAGAAGCTAATTTCACTCAAG GTAGGTTTTATCTTCGCATGTTTGATAACGGGAATTTGGGGCTTGTTACACAAAGTGTGCCTTCCAATTCAGATTATGATGATCTGTACTATAGCAGTCAAACTTCTAACACAACAAATGCAACCAATTCTGGGGATAAGTTGGTTTTTCAAGAGAATGGCCTGATATACGTATTGAACCGAAACAATCAAAGGCAAATTCTTAATTCCGAATCCGTTCCTCCAGCTTCAGACAATTACCATCGCGTGACTCTTAACTTTGATGGTGTTCTTACTCATTATTATCATTCAAGGAATTCTAATAGCAGTGGCTGGAATGTTTTGTGGTCTCAACCGGATAATATATGCAAAATTACGGGACAGAAAGGACCTGGTGCTTGTGGTTACAACAATGTATGCAATCTTCGCACAAACAAGAGACCTGTTTGTAACTGTCCAAAAGGATATACACTGCTTGATCCAAACGATGCTTATGGCGACTGCAAACCGGATTTTCCTCTAAGTTGTGATGTTGTTACGAGGGGTTCGCCTGAAGATTCTTATAGCCTTCTTCTGGTCCGTGATACTGATTGGCCATTATCTGACTTTCAGCAAATTAGCCCTTCTACTGAAGAAAACTGCCAAAGTGCTTGTTTGCATGACTGTTTTTGTGCTGTTGCCATTTATAGAAACAATAGCTGCTGGAAAAAGAAACTGCCATTGTCAAACGGGAGAATAGAAGACAGTTTGAATGCGAAAGCTTTTATCAAAATAAGTAAAGACGGTGTCCCTCGGCCTTTAAGTCCTGGCCTTCCAAATAACCCAGGATCTTGTCAAAGCAAGAATTGGCGAATTTGGGCAATTTTGGCGTCCTCACTCTTAGGTAGCTCGGTCTTGGTAAATATTGTGCTCATTAGTGTATTCTGTTGGGGATTCTTCCACATTTACAAAAAGAGAGTGAACGAATTTCGCCCTACAAGTCACGTGACTGACTCTGTCTGTCACAATTTTACGTACAAAGAACTTGTTGAAGCCACGAAAGAGTTCAAGGAAGAGATAGGCAGGGGTGCATTCGGGATTGTTTATAAAGGGGTAATGTCTGTCGGTTCAAGAAATGTAGTCGCTATAAAGAAGCTGGACAGAGTTGCTCATGAGGCAGAGAAAGACTTCATGACTGAAGTAAATGTGATTAGTCAGACTCATCACAAGAATTTGGTCCGTCTGATCGGATATTGTAACGAGGGACCTCATCGTTTGTTGGTCTACGAGTATATGAGTAACGGCACTCTTGCAAGTTTCATTTATGGTGATCCAAAACCAAACTGGAGCCAGAGGACTAAAATTGCAACGGGGATTGCACGGGGCCTTGCGTACCTCCACGAAGAATGCAGTCAGCAGATTATTCATTGCGACATTAAGCCTCAAAACATTCTCCTTGATGATTATCATATTGCTCGAATATCAGATTTCGGATTGTCTAAACTGCTGATGATCAACCAGAGTCGAACGAATACTGATATTAGAGGGACAAGAGGTTATGTTGCTCCGGAATGGTTCAGGAATTGTTCGGTCACAGTTAAGGTGGACGTTTACAGCTTTGGTGTATTGCTACTAGAGATCATCACTTGTCGGAAATGTTTGAAGGATGAGGAAAGCTATGGACCAGAGGCAATTCTTACGGATTGGGTTCTGGATTGCTTTCAAGAAGGGAAATTGGAAGCTTTGGTGCAAAGTGACATTGAGGCCTTGAATGACAGGAAGCAGCTCGAGAGGTTCGTGATGGTTGGTATTTGGTGCATTCAAGAGGATCCGTCGACGAGGCCTACGATGAGGAAGGTCTGTCAAATGCTTGAAGGAGCTGTTGAAGTGACTGTTCCACCATGTCCATATAATATTAGCATTACTATTTAA
- the LOC132035180 gene encoding G-type lectin S-receptor-like serine/threonine-protein kinase LECRK2 has product MGSFFSLLFKVVVIVTYEIKHKMARVNLLLHFLIFLFLLPNFALSQTKNDVTIGSSLIAGDDKTSPWISPNGDFAFGFQQLGNEDQFLVSIWYNKIPEKTIVWYANGDNPCPKGSRIELAADRGLVLTSPQQDETSISDPLIGTVAYGSMKDTSNFVLVNKNSEGLWQSFNQSKDTILPTQEFGEGFRISSRRSETNFSRGRFLLRMFQNGNIGIATVNLPSEYINENFFLIRSFDQLNATNYLLKFNESGQIFHLVNNSQEVVLSKGETGPSTRFYYRATLNFDGVFTLYQHPKEPKSTDVWSAVWSVPDNICYSFPTESGSGVCGYNRICRLSIDKRPDCQCPRAFSLVDPDDDYKGCIPDFMQDCGENQENSENQLEMETITNIDWPTSDYELLQPFDEEKCKNACLNDCMCAVSILRENSCWKKKLPLSNGRVDNRVNSKAFIKRRKGNIPLENPNSSKPKNKNQETIILIVSVFLGSSVFVNCLLLGVLSLGFLLVYRNKSSTFERNGSSMDQTLRYFSYKDLSKATEGFKEELGRGAFGIVYKGVVEIGNPIPVAVKKLDRIVDDGEKEFKTEVNVIGQTHHKNLVRLIGFCDEGPHRLLVYEFLNNGTLASFLFGDLKLTWNQRIQVALGIARGLLYLHDECSTQIIHCDIKPQNILLDDHYDPRISDFGLAKLLRMDQSVTQTGIRGTKGYVAPEWFRNMPITVKADVYSFGVLLLEIICCRRNVDFEVGEDRTILTYWAYDCYQEGTIYELVENDSDAISDRKKLEKFLMVAVWCIQEDPSLRPTMKKIVLMLEEIVEVPNPPCPNPFRTENSLLDAV; this is encoded by the coding sequence ATGGgctcttttttctctcttctattTAAAGTGGTTGTTATTGTTACTTATGAAATCAAACACAAAATGGCCAGAGTAAATTTACTTCTTCATTTCCTAATCTTCTTGTTTCTGCTACCAAATTTTGCATTGTCCCAAACCAAAAATGATGTGACAATTGGTTCATCACTTATTGCTGGTGATGATAAAACATCTCCATGGATTTCTCCTAATGGAGATTTTGCATTTGGATTCCAACAGCTAGGGAATGAAGATCAATTCCTAGTTTCAATATGGTACAACAAAATACCTGAAAAAACTATAGTTTGGTATGCAAATGGAGACAATCCATGTCCTAAAGGATCAAGAATCGAGCTCGCTGCTGATCGAGGACTAGTCCTTACTAGTCCTCAACAAGACGAGACTTCGATTTCTGATCCTTTAATCGGTACAGTTGCTTATGGTTCTATGAAAGATACCAGTAATTTCGTGCTTGTTAACAAAAATTCTGAAGGTTTATGGCAAAGTTTCAATCAAAGTAAAGACACAATCTTGCCAACTCAAGAATTTGGAGAAGGATTCAGGATTTCATCTCGTCGATCAGAGACAAATTTTTCGAGGGGAAGATTCTTGCTCAGGATGTTTCAAAATGGGAATATTGGAATTGCTACTGTGAACTTGCCAAGTGAGTATATAAATGAGAACTTTTTCTTGATTCGAAGCTTCGATCAATTGAATGCAACGAATTACCTGTTAAAGTTCAATGAATCAGGCCAAATTTTCCATTTGGTTAACAACAGCCAAGAGGTTGTTCTTTCAAAGGGTGAAACTGGACCATCAACACGGTTTTATTACCGTGCCACGCTCAATTTTGATGGCGTATTTACTCTGTATCAGCACCCGAAAGAGCCTAAAAGTACTGATGTTTGGTCTGCTGTTTGGTCAGTTCCTGATAATATATGTTATAGTTTTCCTACAGAAAGTGGTTCTGGTGTGTGTGGATATAACAGAATTTGTAGACTAAGCATAGATAAAAGACCGGATTGTCAGTGCCCACGAGCGTTTTCACTAGTTGATCCAGATGATGATTACAAAGGTTGCATACCGGATTTCATGCAAGATTGTggtgaaaatcaagaaaattcagAAAATCAGCTCGAGATGGAAACTATAACGAACATCGATTGGCCAACGAGTGATTACGAGCTTTTGCAGCCTTTCGATGAAGAAAAGTGCAAGAATGCATGTTTGAATGATTGCATGTGTGCTGTTTCGATTCTTCGAGAaaatagttgttggaagaagaaattgcCACTTTCAAATGGCAGAGTAGATAACAGAGTGAATTCTAAAGCATTcatcaaaagaaggaaaggtaataTTCCTTTAGAAAATCCTAATTCTTCAAAgcccaaaaacaaaaatcaagaaactatcATTCTTATTGTATCGGTGTTCTTAGGTAGTTCTGTTTTTGTTAATTGCTTACTTCTTGGAGTACTTTCTCTGGGGTTTTTGCTTGTTTATCGTAACAAAAGCTCAACATTTGAAAGGAATGGAAGTTCCATGGATCAAACTTTGAGATACTTTTCTTATAAGGATTTGTCAAAAGCCACAGAAGGGTTCAAGGAAGAACTTGGAAGAGGGGCTTTTGGCATTGTATACAAAGGCGTCGTTGAAATTGGTAACCCTATTCCGGTGGCTGTCAAGAAATTAGATCGGATAGTTGACGATGGGGAAAAGGAATTCAAGActgaagtgaatgtgatagGCCAGACACATCACAAGAACTTGGTCCGTTTAATTGGATTTTGTGATGAAGGTCCTCATAGATTGCTTGTCTATGAGTTCTTGAATAATGGGACATTAGCAAGTTTCCTTTTTGGTGATCTAAAATTGACATGGAACCAAAGGATTCAAGTGGCACTTGGGATAGCAAGAGGGCTCTTGTATTTGCACGACGAGTGCAGCACACAGATCATTCATTGCGACATAAAACCACAAAACATACTTCTTGATGATCATTATGATCCAAGAATATCCGATTTCGGATTAGCAAAGTTGCTGAGGATGGACCAATCTGTGACACAAACAGGGATAAGAGGAACGAAAGGATACGTTGCACCAGAATGGTTCCGAAACATGCCAATCACAGTGAAAGCGGACGTGTATAGCTTTGGTGTTTTACTACTGGAAATCATTTGTTGTAGGAGAAATGTGGATTTTGAAGTTGGTGAAGACAGAACAATTTTGACTTATTGGGCTTATGATTGTTACCAAGAAGGCACAATATATGAACTTGTTGAAAATGATTCAGATGCCATTAGTGatagaaaaaaattagaaaaatttctAATGGTAGCCGTTTGGTGCATTCAAGAAGATCCTTCATTGAGACCTACTATGAAAAAGATTGTGCTAATGCTTGAAGAAATTGTTGAAGTTCCTAATCCTCCATGCCCAAATCCTTTTAGGACAGAAAATTCTCTTCTAGATGCAGTAtaa